Genomic DNA from Bemisia tabaci chromosome 2, PGI_BMITA_v3:
ACTAGTGCCATGTTGGTAAATGATGATAAGACATTTCAAGTCATCAATTCAcaactaaaaaatttgaaacttaccGGGGAATCCATCAAAATCTCTAATTGGATCTGGTGGGGCATCAAAACCCTTCAAAGATCTTCCTGCAGGTTCTTGTTGATCCAGAATGTTATTTAACTGCTGTGCCTGCAAAATATACAAATGAGGTTACAGTATCTGAGGAGGAGCGAAATCTaaggaaattaaaagaaacaatTGGACGATTTTAACCAGAGTCAGCCTGGCTGCATTGCACGTTGCATCTTTTCTcagatgttttaattttttaacagagaacttGATTACTTAACCCCTTTAAACTTCCTGTGCATTAACCCTAGGTTCTTAGAAATatacttacaaaatttcaagtttcagagTTGCTTagttttttattaaaagaatGAAATGAGGGTCACCTAGAAAGTAAGGTCTCGAAAGAGATATTCTTAAAAACTGTAAgtgctaaaaaaaaacccagctATACTGTTTGATCCAGAAGACTCCTAGCTATCATTGCTTCCCAAATCTGAGTACCCTAACTTGCTTTGAAAAAGTAGGAAAGCTTCTTGAGATCGTGCACATACATGAAAAATCAcagggaaaataataaaatttaccttgattttTAGATTTACTTACAACATAATCTTGGTTGAGATCAAAGTATTTTTGAAGTCTTGGCGCGAGCTTGGAAGTCCCTCTGTCAAGAAACTTTGAAGGTTGGTTATGGCATCAAATCATTATGAGATTTGGCACTTCACTATCAAGGTCCATCCACCATCCATTGGGaaccttttttaattttggaatcTAGCTCGGATTCCATTGGTCTCTAATCTGCTTTCAAAATGGAAATAAACCCCCACTAATTGAAAGAATGCAGTGCGGACCACACAAAATGTGCAATGGGAGGTAGATTTTTGACGTTTTCACTATGCTCATCTGGATTTTTGGCAaggttttacttttaaaaagacTTTTCATTCATCTGTAGCTCTTGAGCGCAATAGGACTGTTCTTAGGCCAtaccattttaaatttgaaatgacAATCTTAGTCAACATGGGAAACAATAGATTCTTAGGAAACAGTAAAGCAGTTATGAAGTAagttcaaaagaaaagaaattaatttcaaccatcaaaaatgaaattcgcACTTACTTGCATGAACAAAGTATTTTCTTCTTGTCTGCGACGCAGTTCATCTTCTTGATGATGCATGCGCAGTGACATCTCTTCTTCTCGTCTCCGTGTTAATTCCTCATCTTGACGTCTCATTTCTTCTACTTGTCTCTCTTTCATTTCCCACTCCAACTTTTGTCTATCTCTATCCAATTCTCTTTGCCTTAGCTCTGAAACAACAAAAAGAAGTGAGGTATGAATTTGACATAGAAAAGTCTGAAGAGCTCAAACAACACTGGCCACATCATACGGATCATAATTATTCGATTCCGAagatcttaaaacatcaatgGTTCGGGAAAACATGGGCAAATTGGTGTCGGAATAACAAGGTCAACGCCCTCAAAAAACTCAATGTTCTGAGATAGTATAAGAAACGTCTACATTAGTTTGAGCAGTGAAAAGTTAATGATGCTTGAGGATAAGGAGGACAGGGTGTTCTCCaatattttttgagtttttataaaaataattgacTGTTTAGGAGTTGTGAAGAGATAAAAAGGTTAGCATTTTGAAAACTAAGCACAAATGCATTGTCTACACAAATGTGTTTCTTGAGCtcattttgaacaaattttggtTTACTGAGGCCAAATAAAGAAATTCATAGACCAGTGTACTTAAAATTGATGAATAGAAGCATCTGCTcatcttacagaatttttcttggcaatgttgaGGTTGCAGGTTTGTTGGAGGGTATTTGTGCAGcatgagcagggtgtctagttttttttcattttcggaaatcctgatttttccagatttttgactgctaaatcctgatttattgtggtgaaaaattaaaatttctgcttaagcatatgcgaaagcataaaaaaattcgatcggaCAGCTGacttctcaaatcctgattttagaccaatttttcttttgatttttacgaggaatccagatccacaaaaattccctgatttttctcagCAAAgttccattccctgactttttccagTTGCTAGCCACCCTGCATAGATAGTCTAATGGGTAAAAACGGATGTCAGCAGCAAATAAGTCTTTTGCAGGTCAGTGCAGACATTTGGTAAATGCTAACTTTTTGGGAAACTTCCAGATTATTTGGACTGCGCGTTTCTGCGATCCATGCAACGCTCCTTCTTCTGATCAGTTACCTGCAAAATTAATGCTCAACAATTTCCATGATGCTCCTTAATGCTTCCTTGAAGCTCAGTAGTTCCACAGAGAACCCATATACAGAGCTTACATTGAACGGTAACACTATGAAAATGTGCAGTTCAGAATGCCAGGCATCATGGCCGTTCCTGCCCGGagcaactagagtccctttatactgagagtcaagtcaacacccctcatggagtcacaaacaggaataaagattacagaaattgaacgttctttgtaatctttgatcggcccattcttaatttcctttctccgttccttctctcattccgtttgttccttgccgaacccataattccctggtccattccagattataatctttgcaatcggtgaaaatgtaatctttattcctgtttgtgacactgtgaaggcctaaaatacaggaaccaatcagaaatggattcacattgtcttgactctcagtatacagGGACTCTAGGAGCAACCAATGAAAGAACGATCATCAAGACCAACTCAAAGCAGAAAAGATCAAGCTAACTTACGTTCTCTTAACATTTCAGTTTCATGTTCATATTTTGCAAGTTCCATCTGAGCTTCCAACTTttcttcctcaattttcatttctcttttGAGGGTTTctattttctccttttgaagCTCATGCAATTGCTTCCACCTTGAACCGTATTCAAATTCAAAACTTCCAACTTTGGCAAAACGAGGTCCAACCTAAAAATGACAGCAAATTATAATCAATCATTactttagaatgaatttaagattaaaaattaccaactaccatcttcttcttttttattgctTCTACCACAAATAACTCCGTCGTCATCAGGCGCGATGCGATAATGTAGAAATTGGCACTGATCAGACAGCAAGCACCAAAAAAGTTTCTCACTCTTAGCTGAAGGATGGGTTTTAGTGCTGATAAAAGCAAAACCAAATTAAAAGCACTAAATTCGGGATGCAGGCTTAAAAATATGACTATGAAAAGAAGACAGAGCAGTTGAGGACCTAGCAACTTCTTTGCTCCTTTTCTCCTTGCTAAtaaaaatgacatgaaaattggCTAGCTGAGTTCAAACATAtcctattttctatttttcatcaTCTATTTCATCAAGCATCCAAGTTTTTGAGTGTTTCAAGCTTGTGTATGATGGAGCAGCTTGAATTAGTACTATAACGAGACAATATATGATCTTTATGCCTTGGAAGGCCCAACAGAGACACAGCCAATAATGGCTCTGATGTTAAATAGATAGACTAGAGAATTGAACTTACCTCACGGGCCTTGTAGAAATTTGGAGATTTACGATTGAGATTTTTGTCTGGCAAACCATCAACATCATCTAAGACTTCAAATGGCTCCACAAGCACAGGCCTTAGTGAGCTGTAACAAAGAATGGAAGAGGtgtaacaagaaaaaacaatggaataaatggatttagaaaaaatagTGTTTGACTTGGGCACTGCTGACAAGGGGAACTTCGCAACCTGTCACCTCCGATCAGGCTGAAAAATTCCTATAAACTCTTGGAGCTTTTGAACTCTTTGCATGAATCCAATAAGAACatgtttttaagttttgtttAATGCGCTCTAGATTCACCCCAAAAAATGCCAAAAAGTCCGGTCTGGAGCATGCATTAGCCACCCAGTAACCCTGCGTTTGGATGTCTAGACGAGAAGAAGGAGCACATGTGTCTACATAAGCAGTTTAATACGTCTCCTTGCAAAAGGAGGCTGTGGCTCTAGTTATGGTGGAGTGTTTGTCCTGTAACTGTGAGGTCCCAGTTTTGATTCCCAGCTAGCAGATGGAAACAACAGATATTTTCAatcttattaaaaaaatacaattttcaagaTGCACGCTTTCAGCATTAGCCATTAATATCCTCCCAAAAGAGATAAGTTCTATTACCTGGTCAGGAAGAAACAGCCTTCTTGACAGCGCTTGAGTGCTGCCATAGCACCAGGTTTACGAGCGAAATCTATAATACCCTCATTTGTTGATACGCCTCTTTCATCAGTGATGACAACAGCTCTTTCGATCTAAACATTcaattaataaaacaaattaaacttATTGAGAAAAGGTTGATTATAATAGAGgcactcaaaaaaataaaacagttttcatttaaatgagGGGACccatttgttttaaaaacacTGAGGTGAATTAGGCACGAATGAGTGCTGACAGTTGTGTCAAAGACAAGATGAAGGAGTAAATAGAGCTTGATTTCAATTGCAGAAGCTCCAAACAACCTGCACTTTTTAGCCGCTTTAGTCTCAACTCCAAGACTTCCTTTGAGTGATAAATTTATCTGAAATCCTGAGAGGATTCTGGAGGCTGAGAATATTGTAATTGATTTTAAGGGGAAGATATGAGTTAAGCAAGGCTAAATATCAAAGTTATACTTTTATGAATAATGACCATAGGAGGGCAATATCTGGATTGTTCTGAACTATGCAGTGCCTCAAGATACTGCCTCAGGCAAATGAGGCGCTTGGATTGCATGACATAGGTTGCTAACAATAAAATGGGCTAGGGTTACTTCATGACTGTCAATAAAGACAGCATTATCAGCGAATTATCAATTGCATGTTACGCTGACAAGACTAGACATAGCTCTATCTTAACCACTGCACTAAAAATACGATAATGCATTTCAATGTCATGttgtgccgacataaatttcaataatcggctgaAAGAGTCCAATGATATGAATTCACATGAAACGACCAAAGGGGACCATTTGACAGCAAATCTTGTATGAATACATTAAATGACTAAAAGATGCATTGACATATGAAtcccatttctaaaaattaaatttttctcgtTTGAGGAGCAATAAGGAAAGAAATAAGATACTCACATCTCCGAAGACTGAAAATGCTAACTCGAGTAATTCATTCGACACCTGATCAGAGAGATTTTTTACTCTGATAGAAGCTCCCAATGGTGCAAAACGGACTTTCATGGGCCTGTTCTTTCGCATTTTTCCATCGAGCTCTCTCTTTGCTTTTTCAGCATTTGCTCGATAATCCTGCAAAAAATAATCATGTTACTTAAGGATAAAGACGAAgagtgtaaaattatattgtctCCATTCCTACTGGTATTTGCAGATTTCTTAAAAATCCCAGTGTTAAAAATCTGAACTTCCACTATCAAGTGTTTGTTTAAGCACTGTAGTTGTTTATTGTTTGTCTCAAGGAATCGAAAAGTTACACTGAGAGTTAGATCGACCCATCAACACTTTAGAGctgttgtgcagattttttacATTCTCGAATTTTAATTCAACATCTTCTTTCCCTGTAGATTGAACTATTTCAACGGTGTTGCTTATGCTGATCATCTTGAACGACACTTTTGAACGGGCTTCAGATGCTTCAGCAAGGCCAATTTTGGGCGCGCTTTTACCTTGCTCATAGtttttttggcaccaaaaacTGTAGGAGACTACTGTTTGCAGCTAAATCCTGCTTAGTTGGACAGACTCCTTTTTGGAAAAACTACAGGAATAATGATTATACATGTAAGCATTGTTCAGATAAAAAGCAGCCAAGGAATTATTTACATGATAATTCAAACGGTAATTCCTAGGTATCATCATCACAAGCTCACAGTAGCAGTTCTCCATTATCACTCTGCACTACTTGTATGATCAAAAATGGAGGAGCAAAAGGGAATCTATAGGAAAAATCATATTATTAAATCAGCTTAGAAAGACACCACCAGttgaaaaaaagattgattCCTTTAGGAACGGATAACTAAGCAGTGTTCAGATAAAAAGCAGCCAAGGAATTATTTTCATGATAAATCAAACGGTAATTCCCAAGTATCATCATCAACTGCTATTGATAATATTTATTTCTAATAACCATGCTCAGATAAGCTCAGAGGGCAACGTTCAGATAATAAAAAGCAGCCAAGTGATTGTTTTCAGAATGGCTCAAACGGTAATTCTCAGGTATCATCACTACAATAAATCTTTGAAGAAATCTTGTTACTCTCTGTTTAGAGGAAAACAATGACAACATTATGTAAAGATGACTGAAAAGACATTTTAAAAGGCCCATAAAAACAGCCAACAATATAATTTGCATCTTTTGAAGGGGTTTCTTGAAATTCTTATGCTAACAGAGATTAGTTGTAAAATGAGCTTCTTAGAGTGTGAGTTACAATCAGCAAAAGAAGTCTACATGTAGAGGAGTTGATAACACTGGACTACCTCTGGCTTTTAATGGAGTCTTCAATGACACTTGTATGTCATTGCTGTGCATGTCCTCTTTCATTCTTGTATGCGTCCCCATCTAGCGTACATTACCAGTGCTCAAGTACTGCACTAGTAATTTTGTTTTCACAACATTCAATGACGGCAAATTTCTTTAGTTTAAATTCAAATAACTTAGGGATCTGTTTACTTtacaaagagaaaaagaaaattcttgacCATCAgcaaaatatttgcaaaataagagtgaaaaaaaattatctcaccAGACGTAtgaatccaaaatttttctctttgctGTAGAATGGTTCAGCTGTCTCTCCATAGGGTTTGAATAACTCAATCAAATCGTTATCGGTAAAGTCTGGGCCAACATTTCCAATATACAGTCTGCAATTGCccatgaattttttctctttttctggtTGCGGCGGTAATTCTACAGTTGGTCCAGATAGGGAGAGAAGTTtctccatgaagcgatcctGAAAGACAAATCAGTTGTAGGTACCAATGAAACATAAGCTGAGTAAATCACTGATGTCAAATCTTCAACTTCAGGGTGTAATTTTATGAGCATTTTCTGCAAGCACATTGAGTTTATCAGAGGTATCCACGATATTTTTGAGATCAAAATAATTTATGgcacatacagggtgatctagACCTCCCTTATACTACATGTGTCTTGAGAACAGCTCAAAAGTTGGTTTTAGGGTTGCAATTTCCGAAGGGTAAATTGACCCAAAGGAACccaaaaaattattctcagCCCCCCCCCTCAGACTCCAAAAAGCTTGCTTGGGGATTTTAATGAGGGGCCTTCCGTTTcgtgcaattttcaaaaagaaaggGTAAGTATGCATTGACTTCTGATTCAGATTCTACAGGAAAAATAGTCAATTTATACTGTTTTTCCTTGAGATCTCTCTTTTTTGAGTTACcggaatttcagaaaatttaggagGGGTTTTCAATCAGATGCTGTGAGCATCCAGcgcatcaaatttcaaaaattaaagacaaTCTGAAAGAGGACAACAAGGTTTCGCATTTGATGTGCCACATAACCTCTGTTAACCCAATTTTATAGGGGCTGCAACCCCTCCGCCATTTTGGGActtcagaggggggggggtggtcaattgaaaaatcagaatggcaagggtatgtttAAACTTCAGACTTGgattttacaaggaaaaatacgcagaATTACTCGTGTTGCTCCAAATTGGCTTTGGGCTCCCTTCTCCCATAAGAAGAAGTGGAAGGGCTGAGCTAATTTGGGgtgaatgaaatttcaataaaactgaGGAGGCAAGATTAGCGGCTTCTGTTAGATTATAAAAGTTTTTTCTGGATTCTAAACCTTTACACGGACGCATATATTTACTAAACTTAGAAATTGGGAAACTTAcattttcaaatctattttcacCATAGGGTCCACCTTTACCTCTTGGCCCTTTGTTTGGTCCACCCGGGCCTGAATTTTGAGCTCTGCCTTGTCCAGCATTTGGAGGTCTGCCTTGTCCAGCGTTTTGAAGTCTGCCTTGTCCAGCGTTTTGAGGTCTACCTTGTCCAGCATTTTGAGGTCTACCTTGACCTTGTACATGACCCTAACACAGATAAACCAGAAGTAAATAAAATCATtcatagaaagaaaaaagagttgAGTTGGGCAAGGATACTAGACTGTCGATGAAAGCCAGGTAATGCCGTGTAGCAAACAATACTGTTAACAATGCAGATATTCTTCACCTACTTACTAACCTGTCTATACATTTAAAAAGTGCATAATTTGATCTACTCAGGGATTTTGGTTTGTATAACCGTGCTGTAGCTGTTAATAATGCTTTCAGGAATTGTTAAAATCTTTTTCCCTCTGGATTTAGATTCAGTTGAGGACTTAAATACTGAGTAACAGCTGTTTACCTGTGTAAAATGCTGTACCTCACTCTTACATATATTTTCCAATTGGCTCTATAACAGAAGACTGTATTGGCTCTTTGTTTATGAATTCCCTTCATTTTAAGAAATACTTGCACACGATTTTCACGCTGATGCCAGCCAGCCTATCTATCTTTAAACCCCCTTATCCCGGTTTTACTAGTAGAAAAACACACTTGTAGGGCCTTTCCACTTGTTCTCAAAATCAGGAGCAACCCGCAGGTTACGTGGTCGAAGTTTTGCACGCCTGCTGCTGACAACTTAGCCTAGCGGCAGAACTACCAAACACATATGCTAGACCTATCAGAAGCTCAAAATGGATCCTTAGGAGTCAACCTGTCGACTTCAATGGAGTTGCTGAGAGCTAAGAGCTAAGTGCTATGAAACACATCGGAAAAGCCTCTACAATTGGCTGATAGGAGACTTTTTGGGTTTCTAGGCCATCGGTATCAACGCATCTCAGTCCAAGGCGCTCTTGCTTGTCgctaaagaagacaaaatggattTTGGCACGCTAAGATGGCTCCAACATGAACCATAGATAAAATTGGGAGCTTCAGGTCCATTACCATTCAATGTAAATTGGCGGTACATAATATGTGATCCAGTAATAAGTGGCCTGAAGTACTTGATACGTGAGATGAACCTTGACAGAAGAAGAGCAAACAGATGGGTAAGGAAATAAGAGGCATACGTACTTGATCGTCTTTTTTACGTTGTTGATTAAATCGGTTTTGGCCTTGATTACCGCCGGGGGAGAATTTATTAGGCCTATTGGGTCTATTGTGTCCTGGAGTTCCTCCTTCCTTCAAACCATTCTGGGCTGGAGCTGTTTCCACTTTGACACCTGCCATAACTTTAGCGGTAAAATTATTATGCTTCACAACACTAGGAATTTCAGAATATCTCTGGCACACCTCTAATGTAGGGGAAAGTCCGATATTTCAACACAGAGCCCAGAACCGACTGGAATTAGGAAAATAAGACGTTGAGGCGTTGAGCCAGTTGACTAGCAAAGTGAATCACAATCAAGACAAGATGGCTGACAAGAAACAAGATCGATAGCCGGAATTTTTTCGGGGAATTTCGAGAAATTGGGGATTGTAGTGATTGTATGAATGGCAAATATGTAACATACGTACGGTACCTACGGTACGGATGAATTTCATACCACAAcgaaaatatttacagaactGATTTTAGAAACTTTAGCGGATTCCAAAAATAAGTCCTGACAAGAAATCtcattaaaaatctaaaaaaagctCCAAAATCTTCGGAGACGTAAGGTTAATCAAATAGCAGAAAGAATTCTTGGATTGATAGTATGTGGCACACTGTATCAAAAAACGTTGCCACatgcaagaagaaaaaatgtatttacatgcGGACTTTGATAGAATAATACAAAATTCTGTACACCAGCGGCAACACTGATATCAACCTAAATACATGGCAATATTGTTATCAGCAGCTATCATGCTAAGCATTGCAAATGTTTAATTCTACCGACTGTGGTAATTATTTTGCATTTATACATGCAATATTGTTAAGTTTAGTTTTGGAACAAAACCGTAGATCGATCATGATTGCCGCGTGTGTGTTAGAGTCAATTTTATCGTAACTTAAGGTGTGTTTTTGTTTATGATTGAAGCCTAAGGTAAAGACATGTCATAGatattttttcgcaatttcctTGTTTTATTCATGGTTTTGACTAGCCTTCACTTAGTTCATTTGCTGAGGATGAACCTGAGTATTTCGCAAAGAGCTGAGCAAGCATCTATCAACGTGTTCTAAAGTTTTGCTGTAGATACCATTAGTTGCCTCGGAACACCCGTTAGCAAGTCCGCTCAAGCACGAATTCATGGATCAAGGCACCATCATATGCCAGGCACCGAGTTTACTTTTGACAAgtcattagatttttttcaaagcccTGTATCGGTGGATTGTGGTCAGGTGTACCTCAAAAGCTCTCTTGTTGGTCCCTCAAATGCGCCAAAGGTGATGTGAATCTCAAGCGGACACATTGAACTTTTTCCATAAGGCAATTACactaagtatattttttgatAAGTTAGTGGAATGTGTGCTTTTCATCATGAAAGTGGACGTATTTTGTAGGTACCACTTATGGttacactgattttttaattagTAAATTAAAGGAGATTTGGATTTAATCTGTTTTGCATCGGAATGGAGATGGATTTGAATAAAACAACAAAGCCCAATTCACTGGTTCCGCTTTTGTTTTgacttttcttccagttttGTTGAATTTAAAGTTGGTTAGTGTGATATTGACACGAGAACACAACCATCGGCTGAAACGTCAGATAGCAACTTGAATTTTGACGTCATGTTCTACCTTTCACTCAATTGGGTGGAAAGTCGAAAGGAAGTTtgaaacaaaatcctctgattGGCATCAGTTGAAGCTGTATCTTAGGCAGCCAGAAGCTGTCAGAATATGAATTCTATTCGACGATATTACATGGCAAAGGCAATTGAATCAAACTTCGTTGCCCTCAACTATCCATCTACCTGTCCATCCGCTTCTGTCAACTGAAAAGTTGACTTGCatgaatgggtcagttacgctggtcacaaaatcgcgttttggtgcttgattcttgaagattagcaaaaaataataagacctactcaaaccgcaactttctacgttcaataataacggagatatcgccctttaaaaagttaggtttttaacgtcatccaccgcggcagtgacacccttggtttcttcctcttttgttctgatcagtgatgcagagggtgcAATGCAAAACTTCAATGACgttaaaagtgaaaaactcGTGAAACAGACGGCTTCGCATTTTCTTCTTATCTTCAAGATCTTTCTTCAAGATCTTCTTATCAAGAGATAACGCATCGGCCACGAAGAGATAGCGGTCAGTCAGTTCACCTCAGTTTGTTTACGTTTAACGTCGCCAAAGTTTTGCGTTgcaccctctgcatcactgattgaacaaaagaggaagaaaccgagggtgtcactgccgcggtggatgacgtcaaaacctgactttttaaagggcgatatctctaTTAGTATTGAAGGAGTAGTATTAGTAggaagttgcggtttggacggatcgtattattttcagctactctacaagaatcaagcatcaaaacacgattttgtgactaacgcaactgacccattggggTCAAGAGGGCAAGCTGTGAACAAAGTACCACCAACTCCTGTGACACCACTTCTTGTTCCTTATCAAACACATGTATGCtgcctcctttttttcaaattggtcTGATTTTTGTCCTATGCAAATTACCCTTATAATTCTTATGCTGAGGTTTTTATTATCTGTAATTATCTGATGATGAAATCTAAATTAATCTGACTGATGCATTCTATTTAAAGCTTATCAAGACAGTAATTATTGAATATCAtttgattttgaactttttcaacatttttcacgTAGATGAGGGTAAGTAGCTTGCGTTGTAATTTTTACCTTGTGCAGTAGTCTATTAGATTACACGAGTATCATGTCTCTCTATTAATTAGTTATCTAATTCACTGACTTTGATTCCTCTATCAGTATGGCTCCGCCTGCAAGAGGACGAGGAAATGTTTGGGCTGGAGGAAATCCCATCAGTAAAGCTCCATCTGCAAGAGGACGAGGAAATGTTTGGGCTGGAAGAAATCCTCCTGTGCCTCAGATGTCCCAAGCTGAACGTAATTTCCAAGAAgccaagaagaaaaatgaagaaaatgtgaAGCGAGCCCTTGAAAACAATTACGAAACATCTTCAGACGAAGATGAACTTGGTAAGGTCTTTCTTCCAACTTTCACGGAGAAATAACGCAGCTAAATCATCTACTGAATTCagcctttctttttctttcaaggCAGTTTGCATCAGTCAAGACTCTGTTGCCTCCTTGATTGAATAAATCATAACCAGTCAATTTTTGTAAAGTGAATGCACAGAAAGTAATGACTGTCAGCAGTATGTGAGAGATATTGGTTGGAAAAAATTGCCCAAACCACTTCCACAATATGCAAATTTTTGGTGGCTAGAGCAGGCTGCAAAAGTTTAATAAAGGTAGACAGAAAGTTTTGCAAGTGATTATTACATTGttatttcatcaaatatttttcccTTGTAATTTACTTTTCTTCTAGACGAAAAAGTCAGCATTTAGTAGGTGGGCATGAAAGAAATCAAtatcttgtttattttattggaaaatattcattcatttcattaaatattaaaTTCATCATTATTCAAATGTGTTATTTCGAGACacatattctttcattttgaccATTGAACAAGATCTTTATTGAGAGCAATATTTTCAAGCAAGACCTCTCGCAAACTTGCATTTGTGGAAGAGGCTAAGTTTTCTGAAGTGGCAATGGAGAAAGCAGTGAAGGCTTGGACATGG
This window encodes:
- the LOC109033649 gene encoding protein no-on-transient A; translated protein: MAGVKVETAPAQNGLKEGGTPGHNRPNRPNKFSPGGNQGQNRFNQQRKKDDQGHVQGQGRPQNAGQGRPQNAGQGRLQNAGQGRPPNAGQGRAQNSGPGGPNKGPRGKGGPYGENRFENDRFMEKLLSLSGPTVELPPQPEKEKKFMGNCRLYIGNVGPDFTDNDLIELFKPYGETAEPFYSKEKNFGFIRLDYRANAEKAKRELDGKMRKNRPMKVRFAPLGASIRVKNLSDQVSNELLELAFSVFGDIERAVVITDERGVSTNEGIIDFARKPGAMAALKRCQEGCFFLTSSLRPVLVEPFEVLDDVDGLPDKNLNRKSPNFYKAREVGPRFAKVGSFEFEYGSRWKQLHELQKEKIETLKREMKIEEEKLEAQMELAKYEHETEMLREQLRQRELDRDRQKLEWEMKERQVEEMRRQDEELTRRREEEMSLRMHHQEDELRRRQEENTLFMQAQQLNNILDQQEPAGRSLKGFDAPPDPIRDFDGFPGAAPVQESKPFMEAFEARGAGARFDPGHPNRNEPPRGGRNDGRPSNWAPANRRPPVADDYPNKRRRY